The Candidatus Parvarchaeota archaeon genome contains a region encoding:
- a CDS encoding DNA polymerase II small subunit produces MDRAELEKLIAQGIRLTPQSEKLLLAYSGSLDLEAHLRSLGKFIIDEEDVGKLISADKVPVPPGAEIARKSGFEPLAKQMEPKLKFYPEKDITGKSRCTGSVEDFLNYFRDRLERCRHSFKIRNSKLPVVDLSKVKDWEAKDIRLVALVKEKGMTKNGNLKVVLEDEWGTINAIFSTRNKGSLEKAKALLLDEAVAVEGKVAGEFMWANDVIWLDLPVARQQKQSERDIGIMYLSDLHFGSRFFMEHNFSHLINWLKGNEGRTELAGKIKYLIIDGDIVDGVGVFPGQEKELTIPDVFKQYEAFDLAMEQMPDYIEVIVTPGNHDAVRRCEPQPAISREMIKSKAHLLGNPSWVDIEGLKHLVYHGTSLDSLIAAIPSMSYHAPEHPMIESLKRRHLSPIYGDGGGVIIPEEKDFMIIDEEPDVLHMGHVHKNAIAMYRGTVVINSGTFQGRTDYQVRRGHIPTPCIATVYEPHTGKISQLDFSGHPKQT; encoded by the coding sequence ATGGATCGAGCCGAGCTTGAAAAACTCATTGCTCAGGGGATTCGGCTAACTCCACAATCGGAAAAACTTCTTTTGGCATATTCGGGAAGCCTGGACTTGGAAGCACATCTTAGGTCCTTGGGCAAATTCATCATTGATGAGGAAGATGTAGGAAAACTCATTTCGGCTGACAAGGTTCCTGTGCCACCAGGGGCTGAAATTGCAAGAAAAAGCGGGTTTGAGCCGCTGGCAAAGCAAATGGAGCCAAAATTGAAGTTTTACCCTGAAAAGGACATAACCGGAAAATCAAGGTGCACCGGAAGCGTCGAAGACTTTCTCAACTATTTTAGGGACAGGCTGGAGCGCTGCAGGCATTCATTCAAGATTCGCAATTCTAAGCTGCCGGTTGTTGACTTGTCAAAAGTCAAGGACTGGGAGGCAAAAGACATCAGGCTTGTTGCCCTAGTAAAGGAAAAAGGCATGACAAAAAACGGCAACCTGAAAGTGGTTTTGGAAGACGAGTGGGGGACAATAAATGCAATTTTCAGCACGAGGAACAAGGGTTCCCTTGAAAAGGCAAAGGCTCTTCTTTTAGACGAGGCTGTGGCTGTTGAGGGCAAGGTCGCAGGGGAATTCATGTGGGCAAACGACGTAATATGGCTTGATTTGCCGGTTGCAAGGCAGCAAAAGCAGTCTGAAAGGGACATAGGAATCATGTATCTTTCTGACTTGCATTTTGGCAGCAGGTTTTTCATGGAGCACAATTTTTCGCATTTGATAAACTGGCTGAAGGGGAACGAGGGCCGCACTGAACTTGCCGGCAAAATAAAGTATTTGATAATTGACGGGGATATTGTTGACGGCGTAGGCGTGTTTCCTGGGCAGGAAAAGGAGCTTACAATACCTGACGTGTTCAAGCAGTATGAAGCGTTTGATTTGGCAATGGAACAAATGCCGGACTACATAGAGGTCATAGTGACTCCGGGAAACCACGATGCGGTCAGGCGCTGCGAGCCGCAGCCTGCCATAAGCAGGGAAATGATAAAGTCAAAAGCTCATCTTCTTGGCAACCCAAGCTGGGTCGACATCGAGGGGCTCAAGCACCTTGTTTATCACGGCACATCCCTTGACTCTCTTATAGCAGCCATACCTTCAATGAGCTACCACGCCCCAGAACACCCTATGATAGAATCTCTCAAGCGCCGCCACCTGTCCCCCATTTATGGGGATGGCGGGGGCGTGATTATCCCAGAGGAGAAGGACTTCATGATTATAGACGAAGAGCCGGATGTCCTTCATATGGGCCATGTGCACAAAAATGCGATTGCCATGTACCGGGGGACCGTTGTGATAAACTCAGGGACGTTCCAGGGCAGGACAGATTACCAGGTGAGAAGGGGACATATCCCGACCCCCTGCATTGCAACCGTCTATGAGCCGCACACAGGAAAAATATCGCAGCTTGATTTCTCGGGGCATCCCAAACAGACTTAA